The Carassius gibelio isolate Cgi1373 ecotype wild population from Czech Republic chromosome A24, carGib1.2-hapl.c, whole genome shotgun sequence genome window below encodes:
- the LOC127946149 gene encoding basic helix-loop-helix domain-containing protein USF3-like has translation MPEIVQNQTNNPKPPRRKKNKETHNAVERHRKEKINAGINRIGELLPCSQALKQSKNMILEEAFRYITELKCQNDELLNGGDKVQAEEIKRLRHQLEDLRKESAHYIELLKANGINFLDDPTIHWKGKQRCAKVAKVTPTHLMSKGIIVYSNDNNSCPTSKVSMPPNPVSHLDKQPANAVTVQPACDITLGTGQSVGIGAQVNKVVVSSASSHIPVATLIPAVSKPCLTVLEQYSPLVPATPRLNPPMNYITLQGVCPQPVVRTPVHPQLQPDNPIPSLTSATCPTTPLRLQHMLSLSSVPQVVISNSVVPVAAPTEIQSVSTILPASSTLLRTSAASSTQTTWTTLQLAGNTVQPVSQALITDGASISHNLQQLSICSAGTKLLEEHSTIHLQQKAPVQLQAPTPSGIPFQPSGPRPPQIYSAVVPCPQRAVAQQSSIVSLPAIVSQAVVVHQPVETQTAQLTHPQSTVRAQPALLPKPQLNSALMTTCNPTLQPKTPVQPALPCQPHSHSTVVPQAQSAIVPQLHLSVVPQAQSVINPPTQPALVPQPQAATLPVLQTMQLLQVSSEETPVAVTSSPPSNSHVVILQQGGSCPAPQVLREDVTSQPPCQHIVIIQAPTLTPAPQSHHTAIVSTATPTLSSQTTPSNPTCTGSMQGAGTKQLVHILPRPSTQLQAQAPQTITVNGQVYVLQPTKSPDKGNSQSGQSVTPILEPTFEEPTSDVAMNCLGALTNLSQSISKVSCQSNVQIYSITPPSYTTVQPLPVCGSEVSTSTETVLSSSVTLPSTAAGSAVKILPKKGCGTTGNQTRQNSVRRTKLVKRKEPKPGHSLRRNHVKSKAFVANDTCSELSTVAKSVDSVSFLNKDTVCHDVDTQGGPAPNSVSSTCSSSAIISVSSSSEKSADSSVTPSVNGSIAKLTLAGGEISKTNVKSIDDVHLHNSITVSSISTVSSTQGNLVVSTNCGSLSKEIFIPDVGPQLNCSVVSAALSSQCSSVDTAVTLSVASSEIHVNSSCSLTFCSETSKQNKVSSSHVCTSSEGGSTESRPSFIESSPLLITVSSAQNNSKDKSVNSDLCQPPLPSDVSTPSQTLGISANSTEGGPMVSIMANQAISQTQNKFAIREELTDSSQNQTSFILPSTPGQDTSMSAQPIHLPETSRLSDPFKSLKRPSTMKVSVTTSNQGNCADFKLPESNMNIESGKDRQSDGATEKGVTEIGAFAQKETVPPQQICTLENDSFDHPLGTNRQTDSPLAGGLGGRGFSVASLLPTCHNINASSSSFGAFNFTSEQAEILARAIFEQDSPGKRAAGCSVDSPTSTTATGWDLPKMQPAPSNKNSVTDQQVKLTKQADLPVSETSSQVSARVTQVEPLASSTTGIRLPQSIAYSQSEPSSVTSLNVNNLIRPSSNQPYPGSPNLAQQVSAPSSGGSAVMVTQSSSQVPRTCSGPTQPNEYAPLKNALMRTHVGIGMVERHQKDMPKRSAQDDLILPNKRSKLCPTGNVARGDIKATDHVQMMVGQMPSSTSAVMPRNHSDGVGALFSGNTFMNTVLRPTEGHCSTQVPTHEQTHPSVVHLQQGHTQHNALQSGQKLGGNPYLKHQQQQEQRHLYQLHHHLTQPESQIHSIHQRNLLQDQHVQKKRGVVRGAQTALNVGLQKHHLEKSGVQPPQQHQQQQHLQQSQQQQQQHHQQQQSQQQQQKAQQIQQQQQSHQQQQMPPQNSHSHHQHLQQQIQQQHFGTRQDKNCEAQQAGQRAHQNNHLGQPERPSGQDHGAVQRLMGSRSMEQQQLTSQANNSVSRSSDLACTSSHQERHRLSSYSAEALIGKTPPATGEQHMGVHLQAPRSNAQDQSELRGYVDSSRGKGNITHKSQSRMPPDHANNTNAQRIPDCGPFKALVTAHQLNNFEVQVSRSGEMSSKSVPQIQRGPQPQTGFRMGIGPSGDGRSRGTYTGPHHVAQGVHIGAGLTREQEGCHQSFMQSLLGPHIPEQNGHQRAAQGCTPGSIEYNCIPGTSAGELQAKSSSPNLHPAQKAAPLHLGDNNKGHISQVSTNLHGPPVRTGPPHPPTPHSSSDTGRTQGSTRSLSVSQRHHHIGPDPQSTKIRPGDRPRSGNLRPGNPFEPESSLPLPSGGGVILGRTQTGNEARRSSIVRFMADGAQVSSDNNLVSDRCAVSELTQNFGFPFIAEGGMNPPPPINANASFIPPVTQPGASRTPALLPVEPQNTLPSFYPSYSPAAHPSLPSEIPLQYFSNQMFTSPSTDKSGGSAPLNNRFGSILSPPRPVGFAQASFPLLTDITPMPIGNSSGITPHLSNFNLTSLFPEIATAMPPDGSSMSMSPLLSLANTTSSDSNKQSNRPAHNISHILGHDGTSAV, from the exons ATGCCGGAGATAGTACAGAATCAAACAAATAACCCCAAACCACCACG GCGGAAGAAAAACAAGGAGACCCATAATGCAG TGGAAAGACATCGTAAAGAGAAAATCAATGCAGGTATAAATCGGATTGGAGAACTTTTGCCATGCTCTCAGGCCTTGAAACAG AGTAAAAATATGATTCTGGAAGAGGCTTTTCGTTACATCACTGAGCTAAAGTGTCAAAATGATGAATTGCTTAATGGAGGAGACAAAGTCCAAG CAGAAGAGATAAAGCGCTTACGGCACCAGCTGGAGGACCTGCGCAAGGAAAGTGCTCATTATATTGAACTCCTCAAAGCTAATGGCATCAATTTCCTGGATGACCCCACTATACACTGGAAAGGGAAGCAGCGTTGTGCAAAAGTAGCCAAAGTCACTCCCACTCACTTGATGTCAAAGGGAATAATTGTCTACTCCAATGACAACAACTCCTGTCCCACAAGCAAAGTCTCCATGCCACCAAATCCCGTTTCTCATCTTGATAAACAACCGGCAAATGCTGTAACTGTCCAACCTGCATGTGATATTACATTGGGTACGGGCCAGTCTGTTGGTATTGGAGCACAAGTTAATAAAGTTGTAGTCTCCTCTGCTTCTTCGCACATACCTGTAGCAACTCTTATTCCTGCCGTATCAAAACCATGTCTTACAGTCTTGGAACAGTATTCTCCTCTGGTGCCTGCTACTCCAAGATTAAACCCTCCTATGAATTACATTACTCTTCAAGGTGTATGTCCACAGCCTGTTGTCAGAACCCCAGTCCATCCACAACTTCAACCAGATAATCCAATCCCCAGTCTCACTTCTGCTACATGTCCAACCACGCCTCTCAGACTTCAGCATATGCTTAGCCTATCATCAGTGCCTCAAGTTGTGATCAGTAACTCTGTGGTTCCTGTTGCCGCACCTACTGAAATCCAGTCTGTTAGTACTATCTTACCAGCAAGCTCTACCCTTCTTAGAACCAGTGCAGCTAGTAGCACTCAGACTACTTGGACAACACTACAGCTTGCAGGAAATACAGTGCAACCAGTCTCTCAGGCACTCATCACAGATGGTGCCAGCATTTCACATAACCTTCAGCAACTTTCTATATGTTCAGCTGGGACAAAACTTCTTGAGGAGCACTCTACGATCCATTTGCAACAAAAGGCTCCTGTACAACTGCAAGCCCCAACACCATCAGGCATTCCTTTTCAGCCATCTGGGCCGAGACCTCCTCAGATATATTCAGCAGTTGTGCCATGCCCTCAGAGAGCAGTAGCACAACAGTCTTCAATTGTATCATTGCCAGCCATTGTATCCCAAGCCGTAGTGGTCCATCAGCCTGTTGAAACACAGACAGCACAGTTGACCCATCCACAATCAACTGTTCGGGCACAACCTGCATTATTACCAAAGCCTCAGCTCAACTCTGCTCTAATGACCACCTGCAATCCTACTCTACAACCTAAAACTCCAGTTCAGCCTGCTCTGCCATGCCAGCCTCATTCCCATTCTACAGTGGTGCCCCAAGCTCAGTCTGCCATTGTGCCTCAACTGCATCTCAGTGTTGTGCCTCAAGCTCAGTCAGTCATCAATCCACCAACTCAGCCTGCCCTTGTGCCTCAACCACAAGCTGCCACACTGCCAGTGTTACAGACAATGCAGTTATTGCAGGTGAGTTCTGAGGAAACACCAGTGGCTGTCACTTCCTCTCCTCCAAGTAACTCACACGTTGTTATTCTGCAACAGGGAGGCTCATGTCCAGCACCACAGGTTCTCAGAGAGGATGTCACTAGTCAGCCACCCTGCCAGCACATTGTTATAATTCAGGCACCTACTTTGACACCTGCACCACAGAGTCATCACACTGCCATTGTGTCAACTGCAACCCCAACTCTATCCAGTCAAACAACCCCTTCAAACCCTACCTGTACAGGTAGCATGCAGGGAGCTGGTACAAAGCAGTTGGTACATATTCTTCCACGGCCCTCAACCCAATTGCAAGCACAAGCACCTCAGACTATCACTGTGAATGGACAAGTTTATGTTCTGCAGCCAACAAAGTCACCAGATAAGGGAAACTCTCAATCTGGTCAAAGTGTAACTCCGATACTTGAGCCCACCTTTGAGGAACCCACTTCCGATGTTGCCATGAATTGTTTAGGTGCTCTAACTAATCTTAGTCAGAGCATTTCAAAGGTCTCATGTCAAAGCAATGTTCAGATATACTCCATTACTCCACCTTCGTACACTACTGTGCAACCTCTTCCAGTGTGTGGTTCAGAAGTCAGCACTTCTACTGAAACTGTTCTTTCCTCATCTGTAACTTTACCATCAACTGCTGCTGGCAGTGCAGTTAAAATTCTGCCAAAGAAAGGTTGTGGAACTACTGGAAATCAAACCAGACAAAACTCTGTTAGGAGAACCAAATTGGTTAAACGGAAGGAACCTAAACCTGGGCATAGTTTGCGTAGAAATCATGTCAAGAGTAAGGCATTTGTTGCAAATGATACATGTTCTGAGTTATCCACTGTAGCAAAAAGTGTTGATTCggttagttttttaaataaagatacaGTTTGTCATGATGTTGACACACAGGGAGGACCTGCCCCAAACAGTGTTAGTTCCACCTGCAGTAGTTCTGCAATCATTAGTGTTAGTTCTTCCAGTGAAAAATCAGCAGACAGTTCTGTCACGCCTTCAGTAAATGGATCTATTGCCAAGCTCACATTGGCTGGTGGAGAAATTTCAAAGACTAATGTAAAATCTATAGATGATGTCCACCTGCATAACAGTATAACAGTTAGTAGTATCAGTACTGTAAGTTCTACTCAGGGTAATTTGGTTGTTTCTACAAATTGTGGCAGCTTGAGTAAAGAAATCTTTATTCCAGATGTTGGTCCCCAGCTTAATTGTTCAGTGGTTAGTGCTGCTCTATCTTCACAGTGTAGCTCTGTGGATACTGCTGTAACTTTGTCAGTTGCCTCATCAGAAATTCATGTTAACTCTTCATGCAGTCTGACATTTTGTAGTGAAACTAGTAAACAGAATAAGGTGAGTAGCAGTCATGTTTGCACAAGCAGCGAAGGCGGATCAACAGAATCAAGACCCAGTTTTATAGAGAGTTCCCCTCTGCTGATCACTGTAAGCTCTGCCCAAAACAATTCAAAAGATAAATCTGTTAATTCAGACCTTTGTCAGCCTCCATTACCAAGTGATGTATCCACACCAAGTCAAACATTAGGCATCAGTGCTAATTCAACAGAGGGTGGGCCTATGGTTTCCATTATGGCAAATCAGGCAAtttcacaaacacaaaataagtttGCAATAAGAGAAGAGTTGACTGACTCTTCTCAAAATCAAACATCATTTATTTTGCCCTCAACTCCTGGACAAGACACTTCTATGTCAGCACAACCTATTCATCTTCCAGAAACTTCTAGGTTATCGGACCCTTTCAAGTCTTTAAAACGACCATCCACAATGAAAGTGTCTGTGACAACCAGTAACCAAGGGAATTGTGCAGACTTCAAACTGCCTGAATCAAATATGAACATAGAATCTGGCAAGGATAGACAATCTGATGGTGCCACAGAAAAGGGTGTGACAGAGATAGGTGCTTTTGCTCAAAAAGAAACAGTTCCTCCACAACAAATATGTACATTGGAAAATGATTCCTTTGATCATCCACTGGGAACCAATAGACAGACTGATTCGCCTCTTGCAGGAGGTTTAGGTGGACGAGGGTTTTCTGTTGCATCATTGCTTCCAACATGCCACAACATTAATGCCTCTTCAAGTTCATTTGGTGCTTTCAACTTCACTTCTGAGCAGGCAGAAATATTAGCAAGAGCCATATTTGAACAGGACAGCCCAGGCAAAAGGGCTGCAGGATGTAGTGTTGACAGCCCAACAAGTACTACTGCCACAGGGTGGGACCTTCCAAAAATGCAGCCAGCCCCTTCTAACAAGAATAGTGTGACTGACCAGCAGGTTAAACTGACAAAACAGGCTGATTTACCCGTGTCAGAAACTTCATCTCAGGTCTCTGCTCGAGTTACTCAAGTTGAGCCTTTAGCCAGCAGTACTACTGGCATCAGACTTCCACAGAGCATAGCTTACTCGCAGTCTGAGCCTAGTTCTGTCACCAGCCTTAATGTTAATAACCTCATCAGACCAAGCTCTAACCAACCTTATCCAGGATCACCTAATCTTGCACAGCAGGTTTCTGCTCCGTCGTCAGGAGGTTCTGCAGTTATGGTGACTCAGTCTTCCTCACAAGTTCCCCGAACCTGTTCTGGCCCTACTCAACCTAATGAATATGCACCTTTAAAGAATGCTCTGATGCGAACCCATGTTGGTATTGGAATGGTTGAACGTCATCAGAAGGATATGCCAAAAAGGTCTGCCCAAGATGACCTTATTCTCCCAAATAAGCGTTCAAAACTGTGCCCAACAGGGAATGTTGCAAGAGGGGACATCAAGGCTACAGATCACGTGCAAATGATGGTTGGTCAGATGCCTTCAAGTACTTCTGCAGTTATGCCAAGAAATCACTCTGATGGTGTTGGTGCTCTGTTTTCTGGTAATACTTTCATGAACACTGTGCTCCGCCCTACAGAAGGACACTGCTCTACTCAGGTGCCAACACATGAGCAAACACATCCAAGTGTGGTGCACCTGCAGCAAGGACACACTCAACACAATGCACTGCAGTCTGGGCAGAAGTTAGGTGGAAACCCCTACctcaaacatcaacaacaacaagaacaaagGCACCTTTACCAGCTTCACCATCACCTGACACAACCAGAATCGCAGATCCACAGTATTCATCAGAGGAATCTGCTGCAAGACCAGCACgtgcaaaaaaaaagaggagtGGTGCGTGGTGCGCAGACCGCACTAAATGTTGGTTTGCAGAAACATCATTTGGAAAAGAGTGGCGTGCAGCCTCCTCAGCAACACCAGCAACAACAGCATCTACAACAATCCCAGCAACAGCAACAACAGCACCatcaacagcagcaatcacagcaACAGCAGCAAAAGGCACAACAGATTCAACAGCAGCAACAATCACACCAACAGCAGCAGATGCCACCACAGAATTCACATTCACATCATCAGCATCTTCAGCAGCAGATTCAGCAGCAGCACTTTGGGACTAGACAGGACAAAAACTGTGAGGCACAACAGGCAGGTCAGAGGGCACATCAAAACAATCACTTGGGTCAGCCAGAACGTCCATCTGGACAGGATCATGGGGCTGTACAAAGACTAATGGGGTCTCGTTCAATGGAGCAGCAGCAGTTGACCTCTCAGGCTAATAATTCTGTTTCGCGTTCTTCGGATCTTGCTTGCACTTCATCACATCAGGAGCGCCACCGTCTTTCTAGCTACTCAGCAGAGGCTCTGATAGGCAAGACTCCTCCTGCTACTGGTGAACAACATATGGGTGTGCACCTGCAAGCACCTCGAAGCAATGCACAGGACCAGTCAGAATTGCGAGGTTATGTAGATTCATCACGTGGTAAAGGTAACATTACTCATAAATCTCAGAGCAGGATGCCACCTGATCATGCTAATAACACAAATGCCCAGAGAATACCAGATTGTGGACCTTTCAAGGCTCTGGTTACTGCGCATCAGCTAAATAACTTTGAAGTGCAAGTGTCTCGAAGTGGTGAGATGTCCAGCAAGTCTGTACCTCAAATCCAGAGAGGTCCTCAGCCACAAACAGGATTTAGAATGGGTATAGGGCCTTCAGGAGATGGGCGTTCACGTGGAACATATACAGGTCCGCATCATGTTGCTCAAGGTGTACACATTGGAGCAGGATTGACAAGAGAACAGGAGGGTTGTCACCAGAGCTTTATGCAAAGCCTTTTGGGACCTCATATTCCTGAACAAAATGGGCACCAAAGGGCAGCCCAAGGCTGTACCCCAGGGAGTATAGAATACAACTGCATTCCTGGGACCTCTGCTGGAGAACTTCAGGCTAAATCTTCTAGCCCTAATTTGCACCCTGCACAGAAAGCTGCTCCCTTACATCTAGGGGACAACAACAAAGGCCATATTTCTCAGGTCAGCACAAATTTGCATGGTCCACCTGTGAGAACAGGTCCACCCCATCCCCCAACACCACACAGCAGTTCAGACACAGGACGTACTCAAGGCTCAACCAGGTCACTCTCTGTTAGTCAACGCCACCATCATATAGGACCAGATCCACAAAGCACAAAGATTCGTCCAGGAGATCGACCACGGTCAGGCAACTTGAGACCTGGAAATCCTTTTGAACCAGAAAGTTCTTTGCCTCTTCCATCAGGTGGCGGAGTGATCCTTGGCCGTACACAAACAGGAAATGAAGCTAGACGAAGTAGCATTGTGCGTTTCATGGCAGATGGTGCACAGGTCAGTAGTGACAACAATTTAGTGTCCGATCGCTGTGCTGTGTCTGAACTTACCCAGAACTTTGGCTTTCCTTTCATTGCTGAAGGAGGAATGAACCCACCACCTCCCATTAATGCTAATGCATCTTTCATCCCACCAGTCACACAGCCAGGTGCCTCTCGCACCCCAGCCCTCCTTCCTGTGGAACCTCAGAACACTTTACCTTCATTTTATCCCTCATATTCCCCTGCAGCTCATCCTAGCCTTCCAAGTGAGATTCCTTTACAGTATTTCTCAAACCAGATGTTTACAAGTCCAAGCACTGACAAGAGTGGCGGCAGTGCACCACTGAACAACCGCTTCGGTTCTATTCTTTCTCCCCCTCGACCTGTGGGTTTTGCACAGGCCAGCTTCCCACTTCTCACAGATATAACACCAATGCCAATTGGGAATTCTTCAGGCATCACACCTCATTTATCCAACTTTAACCTGACCTCTTTGTTCCCTGAAATTGCCACAGCAATGCCTCCTGATGGATCCTCTATGTCAATGTCACCTTTATTGTCTCTTGCCAACACTACTTCCTCAGattcaaataaacaatctaaTCGCCCAGCCCATAACATCAGTCATATCCTAGGTCATGATGGGACGTCTGCTGTTTAA